The Vigna angularis cultivar LongXiaoDou No.4 chromosome 6, ASM1680809v1, whole genome shotgun sequence genome contains the following window.
GTAGGTTATCTTTTGTTATGCCCCGTTTGGTTACTCTGTATTTGACCTTAAACTAAAGTGATTAAACAACCGTATGTGCCCTGTAATTTTGGAACGGTGCAACTGAAAGATTCTTTGTTGCTACTCAGGTAGATACGTTCCACTTGGTCTGTGTTGCGCACGTGCAGGACTGCAAAATTTTCGGGGTGTTACGATAAAGACAAAGGCAAATGGAACGTTGTAGGTTTTCATAGTACCATGTTTGTTTAAGGATTGGTTAATTAAAAGATTAACTTCAGAATGGAATTTTAGATCGGAGGGAAAAcaaactataaatattatatttaaacgttataattcaatttatattatatcttttgataaatataaatattttgtgatcatattataaatcaatatttaagaACATGTTTATCAGTAGTTAActgattttaaatatacaagattatatttaaatacaataaactGTTTGGTTTGActctttattttcaatttaaataaattaaagaaaaatctaatGAAAACTcagtatgttttatttttttatctgttttgaattttaacccatccattaaatattatttactattgtAGCCTAGGGGTATCAAATAATGGACACTGATGCCAACACTGGAGCAACTAATTAATGTGTGTGAACAACGAACTTAAATATAACAGAGTTGATCGAATTTATTGAACACCGCCACCTAATTACTTTTTCCAACCTCAAAACCCTATGCAAAGACCACGTAACAGAACACCcaattcaattcatttttaCTTTATCTACTTTGGAATCTCCATTAAGTCCACCGGCCCACTTTTCTGCCTTTGGTATCAAtactttttaaaagtaaattctaTTTTCATGGGTTTCTATATAAAAAGCCtacaaagaaagataaaaatcaatGGAATTAGTGATTTTTAATATGGTCAATATTCATTAACTGTCAAATACTTTACATACTTATTatgaattaaacaaattttaccaagttaaaaatatataataaatacaaatactaAGTACATTCTTCCATATGTACATTATCATTCTACATACaaacaaaaaaaggaaaacagagGTTATAAATGTCGTGATCAAATGATGCCTGGTAGTTCTACTTGTATCGAAGAAAATAAAATCGGCTGCAGTGGGACTCAGCAATTAAATGGATAGAAGAATTTCAATACCATGTcattattaaaatcataatttgtTATCACTAATATGccattaaatttgaaatattttagatttttattcaCAGACATTGAAATTGATCTTTAAACGGCAAGatacactaaataaaaaatggCAAGTATTGTTGTGCAAATATCACCGGACTCACTCATTtgcaattctttttttttttctatcaaattgATGTATTTTTCACACAACCCTGCTCTATATGATTTATAGGTATATTCAACCTAAAAAATGTGTAAATCAGTACAATCCAGAAGAATTTTTGACATCATGAAAGATCCAGAATGGTATCCAATATTCACAAACATCAAGAATAAAAAAGTGAGTACAAAGTCGAGGAACACTGTATATTAGGCTCTCCTAAATTCTGTCGTGATGCATTCATATTATGCATGCATTATGCATTCACAAAGCAACCATTCATTATGCATTCACAAAACAACCATTCATTATGCATTCACAAAACAACCATTCCTTACAATTGAATGCCAAGCTTATGATGATGAATGAATGATTAGGGCAGCTAACTAAGAAGGAACAACCGTTAATCACCTTGTCCTTTCCCTTCTTAACTTCCCTCTGTTTTGGAaatgaaattttctttcttcaaacaAAGAACAACCTACTGTCCAATAAATGTTAACTACGAAACCCAACCCAGAAGCTAGCTATGCACAGTCAGAATTTGTCTCGTCAAGTTTATCCACATTGTCATCATCAGAATCAGGAAGAGGATCGAAAAAAGAATCAAGGTACCAGGAACATCGATCGTTCCACTCACCCTTGTTGGCACAGGCTCGCCATTTCTGATCAGCTATCATATCAGGAGAGAGACCCCACTCAAGCAGTTCTTCGTCTGCGTGATGAACTGCCAAACTGTACTCTCCACCACTCCCCAACTGTAACACGCGGAACTCACCGTTTTCAAAATTTCTCAGAAGCTCAAACTGTTCAACTGTCCACTTGAACCACTTCATCATGAAAACACGAGATGCCAGTCCATGTGACACAATTATCAAATTCAGATCATCAGAAGGATCGTGGTTAAGTCTGTTCATGTCAACATCCCTCCACAGAGATTCGAGGAAACCTGCAAAACAACACAATGTGTCTAAAATCATAATGTCTTCTTTAGCAACTTTCAACCAAAAAATCACAATTTGAACTAACAGCGCTTTAAAACTTAACTATAATCAATCCAGTTTATTCAAATATGCATTttacaagtaaaataaaattttcattcccAGTGTGCACCACAAGTCCAAACCAACTAttgtttagatttaaaatcAAGATGAATCACGACAGAGAATAATGAAACATGAGTTTTTCACATTGCATGTACCGACACCACCATCCAATAAATAAACTGTAACAGGTTCACAGAATTTTATCACAACCAATTAAAAATCAAACCTACTACTAATCGTCTTCCAATCAATTGACAGTGTAGTTAAACCCGTATTTCATTCCAATCCATTTCATCCGAActcaataaatttcttttgctCAATCCAAACAAATAACCTCCTAAATGCTTAGCCTATTGACCTAATTCTTGTCTTCGAACATTTAATCAATAATTCTTATTCTATATATACATTCAGCCCTAACTACTGCGAAAATTGTAGTTAATTCCAGGAAACGACGAGAAACATTCAATTTTGATTTGCGACAGAAAAGAGAATGAGCGAAAGATAGAGATAGAGAGatagagagatagagagagcgTACTGGAAACGCGATCGAAGACGTCGGCGGCGGATTCTCCTTCTGGAAACCGATAGAAGAATCTGCCGAAGCGTTGTCGAGTCTCCTTGATGACGTTCATGTGTTCCTGCACCTGGAAGTTGCCGAAGTCCTGTTCGCGTATGCGGCACTCTTCCCTGACTCCGATGACGCGCTTCCTAGAGAAGGAGCGACCAATCTCCCGGAGCGTGGATCGGGTGCGGGCGTAGGGAGAGACGTAGAAGTAGACGCGCCAATTGGTGGAGCCTCCGCCAGCGATGAGGTGGCGCATGCGCGCCCCGGCGTGTCGCGCCTGTGCAATGCCTTGCGTTGTCAACTGGATCTTAGGGTCGGGCGTTGTGTCGTATGCGGCGGGGTCGTTGTTCCCCTGCGACTCCCCGTGGCGCACCAGAATTATTCTCTTCGGTAACACTGCTCTGTGACCATCCCTCTCCCTCATTTCCCCCACACTGCTTTTGTTTTGTTGCTTTTCCCTAACTTTCACTGGCTAATCCCCAAATAATGTTTCATTGTGTTACCATTCAATTCTCCTCAACTACTTTTGTTCTTCTATTCTTTTTGCAACCAAAATACTTCCCTGCATTTCAATCACCACTTCTTTCAGCGTGGGCTCTCTATCACATCAAATCATTCACACTTGGTGAGTTTTTATATGACCCACCTCTATATacctttactttattttattttattttctataattaagtattgatttaaagttattataattatatgaaaaaaatgttaaatactgttaaattataaattaagttttttctCATGATGATGTCTTATTGTTCATCAATGCTCTCACCATGTTACAATTTAATAGTTATTTTCTCActcaatttttagtttttaataaatacggtgtttatattttaacaattcaGAGTTTTGTGTGtgatttcaatttaattttaaaattgtatttacttataaagatgaatttgaagaaagtgaataaatgaatttaagaataaaacgtgtattattttttttagaaagtaccgaaaaataaattttaaaaaaaattatcaaagatTTGATtcatttgataaattaaaaaaaatataaataaaatatgaagattactaaattattcttatttaatgttatataaGTAAcgtatattttgtaaaattatctgaaataatacaataaaaattaataaataattaacataatatattttagtaaaatactgaaatttttttgtaagataatatttttttaatatataatttaatcatatatggtattattttttatttttatactaaaattaaatgttttttttattattatacttatCAAGCAATTGCTAAATTCAGGTAGATGAAGTTTCACTAAACTGACTGTAATTTCTAATGCTAGTCCCAAGTTTTTATTAGGAGCTTgatccattaaaaaaaaaaactcacaggTCGGTAGAGAATAATGTATACACAAGGAAAAGCAAATAGCTATTATAAATAACTCACCTTTCAAATTAACTGAAACACCATTTTCAATACACATTAGCCATATCTCCTTCCCTGGCAAATCCATGAATGGCTTCCTTTTGTCTGtaaaggaaaaaattaaaaatcaatatgCCTATCGATACTTTGTTCATTCCAAAAGCAACACCCTTTCCATGATGAAGCATCCTAACTACTGAGTTTTATTACTTTGTGGTTGTTCAAAAGTTATTATTGATCAACAAATATCATTGATACTTGATGTATATTAAGTTTGACAATTTATAACTTTCAAAAAATCTTGTGATCAGCTCATATAATCCCCCAAAATTAAAGGATTAAGGAGTTTAGTGATAAGTGAGGGTTGATGATTAGTGTAAAGACAAGGTGACGTACAAGAAAGAGGAAACGAGACCTCAATTGCATccttattaaaactaaatactTCAGAAGGATTTGAATTAGTAGTATTATTAAGTAAACTATAGAGACCATTCCAAAATAGGTGGAAAAAATTCCCACTAAGAGAGAATTGCATACAAGTAATTGCGttaaataattagttataaGAAATAAATCATCAAAAGAAAGAGTTTAgttctttactttcttttttcccTCTTTTGAAGTCAAGTTGGACTAAGAAGTTAAATGTtgattattttatgatattttaatagtattttcctttaataaaatgaagcatgttttatttttattaagtaataaGAAGATTTAGAATAGAAAGtgttaaaacaatattgtttgtaagattgaattgtttaaacattcttatattttgaaatttaacaaataacaataattgAAATTAGCATATGAAAAAATGTTACTTTTGGAAAAATGATATAATTGGAAGATAAatgttttatgaaaattttttatggaatttaaatgttttaaagaaAAGTTTTAGTAACTGTACTAATATATATGAGCAGACACATTACTAAACGATTTTATCACAAAATGCATCAATGTTATATGAGAGTCTTGCTAAATGCATTTGTGCTATACTTTACTATAAGCAATGTTAGACGAGCTCTCACTATGATGTATACAATGGTATTTTTGGTAAACATGCTAAAAGGTACAGACATTGTTCCAAAAACATATGTTGAAATACAAACATTATTCCAAAAACATATGTTGAAAGATATCTCACTAAATGTGCTCTTTAACTAAATCAGTAATCATTAAACAAGGCGTTGTTAGGAAAATCCCTGCATAGGCTAAACGATACCATGTGTTAAATGAAGTTTTTATCCAACGATGAAATTCTCATGAATTGCTTGGTATCTCTACCAGAATGCTTAAAggataaaaaatttgaaaagctTATAGTTATTCTTAATGCGCATTAAATGACATCAAATGCACAACGTTTAAAActacaaaagtgataagaaaaaggACATATCTATCTACATACATATCTACTCTACTTTGTGCATATTACTTAGGTCAAACATTCACCTGCTTTATCATATACAAGTCCAAAAGTGGACACTAGAGATAAAGAAGACATTAACGAAATGTTCTCTCTATCAAAAGTCACGCCAAAGAGTTCGTACAACCTATTTTTCATAAAGTACTGAAAAAACATGTTTACTTTGACAAATTGACTTTAACTTACAACTGTTACGTACTACAAGGCTAAGATCCGAAGATCAAAGCAATTCAACGGACATTTTCTAAAAGCCTGTAAATTGAAGAACGTTGAAGAAAAGAGCAAGAGGATAAGCACACgaacacaaaagaaaatatctcagaagaaaaacaagttcaagagaaaagaaaacattttcaaGCTTCACAGAATCATAAGCTTATtgttgtaagaagagagaaagctCTAAGAGTCTGTtagattgaataatattttatacacaTTCTCTCTACAAGAGTAATCTTCTAAGGACTTGTAAGCGATCTGATTGATTgcaaattctgaagagaattcaaacacttaaCGCTTAACTCAATAGGGTTAAATCGTAGCTAAACGAATTTGTCTAGTGGAAACCAAGAGTGAGAGAAATTCAACTAGATAGTGTATCAGGAAGATCTCGGAAGTGTCTAAGGATACCGGAAGTGGTGAAGAATATTGTATAACCAAAAGTGGGTGAAATTTGGTTCTAGTTAGAGTAATGGAGGTTACTAGATTGATTAGGTGATACCATGAGTGATGCAAATACTcaattgtaatcttgttgaagattatagtggaactcTCTAAGAGATCTTAGAGAAGAATTAGACGTAGCTCGgtggagtgaaccagtataaaataattgtgtGTTTATTACTTCAGTCTTGCTAAATATTTTCCTTATAAACTCTGCAATTGCATATTGTATCAACCATTTACAACAGCTCTCTTCACCAAATGAGATTAAGAGTTATCTTTCTCAAAATACTGCAACAAATTTAACTAGATAAttgcaaaatatttatttgtgaacTTGCAGTTTGAACTAAACTTTCAAAGTCAAGTGTTTAACAACTTATATAAATCGTTTAATCTTTGACAAGATTGTTAAACTACCTTTTCGACAAAAAGTTTTCCTATAACAACATTTAACCCTCCCTTCTAATGTTTTTCAAGTATTTAAGAAAGATGTTAGACCGttgataatttaattgtttaagACTTATTTAACTCCAATCATGTAGAGTTTGATATATCTAGGATGTGTTCACAGAGTTTACTATTAGTAATAAAGTGAGAAcgatgaattattttttaattaatctatttaaaatgaatacaaattatacatttaatcaattttattagat
Protein-coding sequences here:
- the LOC108342872 gene encoding phosphoglycerate mutase-like protein AT74, translating into MRERDGHRAVLPKRIILVRHGESQGNNDPAAYDTTPDPKIQLTTQGIAQARHAGARMRHLIAGGGSTNWRVYFYVSPYARTRSTLREIGRSFSRKRVIGVREECRIREQDFGNFQVQEHMNVIKETRQRFGRFFYRFPEGESAADVFDRVSSFLESLWRDVDMNRLNHDPSDDLNLIIVSHGLASRVFMMKWFKWTVEQFELLRNFENGEFRVLQLGSGGEYSLAVHHADEELLEWGLSPDMIADQKWRACANKGEWNDRCSWYLDSFFDPLPDSDDDNVDKLDETNSDCA